A single region of the Palaemon carinicauda isolate YSFRI2023 chromosome 17, ASM3689809v2, whole genome shotgun sequence genome encodes:
- the LOC137656280 gene encoding zinc finger BED domain-containing protein 5-like: MPGRIHTHSQVFVAADSCIGMSTNYTVQGINTIIRERTYFVNFTWTTTIPSIPLPYNARVANRALETTTKADDVMEKVSTFFQEEDLQWENMCGVYTDGAPAMLGSKSGFQSRVKKLAPQAKGIHCMIHRYALASKTLPASLQEVLESVIKIVNYIKTKALNTRLFKELCKDMNADHEVLLFYTAVRWLSKGNVINRVLEMKDEIKLFLETQERKDLVVHFEDEAWNKRVAYLADIFDQLNKLNLKLQGRETHVLFQDSLRAFVSKLQNLHRKTNLGNIAMFEKLCGVMDGSHIQLDQFLKDEITEHLQSLEKEVKRYFPELS, encoded by the exons atgcccggacggatccacaccCACTCCCAGGTCTTTGTTGCAGCTGACAGTTGCATCGGtatgtccacgaattacacggtccaaggaattaacactatcatcagggaacggacctacttcgtgaatttcacgtggaccactacaatcccatccatacctctcccatacaacgcacgagtggctaatcg TGCACTTGAAACCACAACAAAAGCTGATGATGTCATGgaaaaagtttcaacttttttccaAGAGGAAGATCTTCAATGGGAAAACATGTGTGGGGTTTATACGGATGGGGCACCAGCTATGCTGGGATCGAAATCAGGATTCCAATCGAGAGTGAAGAAGCTAGCACCTCAAGCAAAGGGCATCCACTGCATGATTCACCGATATGCTCTCGCCAGTAAGACTCTCCCTGCTTCTCTGCAGGAAGTGCTTGAATCTGTAatcaaaattgtaaattatatcaagACTAAAGCACTCAACACTCGCCTATTCAAAGAACTATGTAAAGACATGAATGCTGACCACGAAGTCCTTCTCTTCTACACAGCAGTACGTTGGTTGTCGAAAGGAAACGTTATCAATCGTGTCttagaaatgaaagatgaaataaagctATTCCTGGAGACTCAAGAAAGGAAAGATCTTGTTGTCCACTTCGAAGATGAAGCATGGAATAAAAGGGTTGCATACCTAGCCGACATTTTTGACCAGCTGAACAAGCTCAATTTGAAGCTTCAAGGAAGGGAAACACATGTTCTTTTTCAAGATAGTCTTCGGGCCTTTGTTTCCAAACTGCAAAACTTGCATCGGAAAACCAATCTTGGAAACATCGCTATGTTTGAAAAACTTTGTGGAGTGATGGATGGGTCTCACATCCAACTGGATCAGTTCCTCAAGGATGAGATTACCGAACATCTTCAGTCTCTAGAAAAGGAAGTTAAGCGTTACTTCCCTGAGCTTTCATAG